A window of Bacteroidota bacterium contains these coding sequences:
- a CDS encoding redoxin domain-containing protein → MRRWEELRPEFDQRGVQIVTVSTDLPEEIRERRNVHGLQAHMLSDRDLA, encoded by the coding sequence GCGATGGGAAGAGCTTCGGCCCGAGTTCGACCAACGGGGCGTGCAGATCGTGACCGTCAGCACGGACCTGCCCGAGGAGATCCGGGAGCGGCGCAACGTTCACGGCCTGCAGGCGCACATGCTCTCGGATCGCGACCTGGCGG